One stretch of Chelonia mydas isolate rCheMyd1 chromosome 17, rCheMyd1.pri.v2, whole genome shotgun sequence DNA includes these proteins:
- the LOC114021582 gene encoding uncharacterized protein LOC114021582 produces MQLGRRDQAQEGSQAGWLWGFLCGKHWHQEPSPDSQQETLPCLVTEDIPASPGQEVEDPCSSTTSSAHSPWDSSSSWESGSSEADGCCCFVPGAPRDSLEEVEKGLGMAKEETALQVLMEQLQGREQPHSWWVQDEARQLRFLHTITPFVHRCTAERAGHAGAALVQSSCGGEDCAGGHHSQGDAPAPCHPIPSHVPEPLQERCLIACL; encoded by the exons ATGCAGCTGGGCAGGCGGGACCAAGCCCAGGAGGGGAGCcaggcagggtggctctggggcttctTGTGTGGGAAGCACTGGCACCAGGaacccagccctgattcccagcaggagacATTGCCCTGCCTGGTCACTGAGGACAttccagcctccccagggcaggaggtggaggatcccTGCTCCAGCACCACCAGCTCAGCTCActccccatgggacagcagcagctctTGGGAGTCTGGCAGCAGCGAGGctgatggctgctgctgctttgttccag gggcCCCCAGGGACTCATTAGAGGAGGTGGAGAAAGGGCTGGGGATGGCCAAAGAGGAAACTGCCCTCCAGGTCCtcatggagcagctccagggcagagaaCAG ccccactcctggtgggtacAGGATGAGGCCAGGCAGCTCAGGTTCCTGCACACTATCACCCCCTTTGTGCAtcgctgcacagcagagagggcaggacacgCTGGAGCCGCACTAGTCCAAAGCAgctgtggtggagaggattgtg CAGGAGGACATCACAGCCAAGGTGATGCGCCAGCTCCATGCCATCCGATCCCTTCGCACGTGCCTGAGCCTCTACAGGAGCGCTGCCTGATAGCATGCCTGTGA